A single Rhopalosiphum padi isolate XX-2018 chromosome 4, ASM2088224v1, whole genome shotgun sequence DNA region contains:
- the LOC132930240 gene encoding mucin-2-like isoform X2: MPMLDHEHIAALSMYPFLINPLYQPSIYSSYIPLPYDATTRLIPIGQVPYQKEEYHHRFFGPLHTQFPIGYTQGIMSSTLINNDPEVKETVNVPNSIPPGNQEVIKKYDNESHTPEQILNQSQDYIDHTSPQGLNPEELIKNYQKKVDTSEQQNSKSDRKLLDQTIVDDLLSTVTADQNQMSESYEIQDLQPITTTIESNNTSMILNTINFTETYQTSTISSLSISNKTSKSKIYNNSASQLSLSSDQLVKHINLPNHSTTQESTFLSNTKQLETTVKTFSSTTDDKNQEITLTSEERSRQNKPQKDHNYSNHKLTPDILKGPIINIGEISTETAIKKQDSKLVNTFPMPPLTTTTTLFSTPLSENNDYKTTSSQHSHLVTSYDKEKNNASSDQKLNKYINGQDIIMNLNSSPTRPSAISILTSKTSTLSYPKTYSSIILTSSQPHPKYFSSTQSPYAKYITDKNNKIQPTNLHYTSLLPTIFQPLNINDIITTSVLVETKTEQTPSTTMNSNKCTNSITLNTNAPIHHDDSTRPTSTSKTIITPRYFFNTESFVKTVQNNLTSDINMYSNSYQSSKIPTTTKKSNTHTDDNINNYLSITTEETKRSSFKPTVMPIKQYNSAQKKVPLITDSDDSKFRKSTYNQETLNSPRSTEDSELWYNHMYPQNPLKKEPNEEQIHFLLKKIIKLLKPEIEKQTLTKESVARLVPPRLGDPEKFVYIIYPWVIDAAKNMENEERTRINANLSATSDKL, translated from the coding sequence ATGCCTATGCTAGACCATGAACATATCGCGGCCCTATCAATGTATCCGTTCCTCATCAACCCACTTTATCAACCATCCATTTACTCGAGTTATATTCCATTACCCTATGATGCAACAACTCGTCTAATTCCCATTGGACAAGTACCGTATCAAAAAGAAGAATACCACCATCGTTTTTTTGGACCTTTACATACCCAATTCCCAATCGGGTATACACAAGGAATTATGAGCTCgacactaataaataatgaccCTGAAGTTAAAGAAACGGTCAATGTACCAAATTCCATTCCCCCGGGCAACCAAGAAGTGATCAAAAAATATGACAACGAATCACATACACCGGAACAAATATTAAACCAAAGTCAAGATTATATTGATCACACATCGCCGCAAGGACTTAACCCAGAAGAactgataaaaaattatcaaaaaaaagttGATACAAGCGaacaacaaaattcaaaaagcGATCGAAAACTACTTGACCAAACTATTGTAGATGATCTTCTAAGCACAGTAACTGCAGATCAAAATCAAATGAGTGAATCTTACGAAATTCAAGACCTACAACCGATAACTACTACTATTGAGTCTAATAATACATCCatgatattaaatacaattaattttacagaAACATATCAAACTTCTACTATTTCATCGTTGAGTATATCGAACAAAACaagtaaatcaaaaatatataacaactcGGCCTCACAGCTTTCATTGAGTTCCGATCAATTAGTAAAGCATATTAATTTACCAAATCATTCCACAACACAAGAGTCGACATTTTTGTCAAATACGAAACAACTAGAAACTACGGTTAAAACATTTTCATCAACTACTGATGACAAAAATCAGGAGATTACACTGACCTCTGAAGAAAGGAGCCGACAAAATAAACCACAAAAGGATCATAATTATTCGAACCACAAACTCACGCCTGATATTTTAAAAGGACCAATAATTAATATCGGAGAAATATCAACGGAAACGGCCATAAAAAAACAAGACTCTAAACTTGTAAATACATTTCCCATGCCTCCGTTGACAACTACGACTACTCTATTCTCAACTCCATTATCTGAAAACAACGATTACAAAACAACTTCATCACAACATAGTCACTTAGTTACCTCttatgataaagaaaaaaataatgcatcaTCTGatcagaaattaaataaatatattaatggacAGGATatcattatgaatttaaatagcTCGCCAACACGTCCGTCAGCAATATCTATTTTGACTTCAAAAACTTCCACATTGTCATACCCAAAAACATATTCTTCTATCATATTAACATCGTCACAGCCGCATCCCAAGTATTTTTCTTCGACTCAATCGCcatatgcaaaatatattactgataaaaataataaaattcaaccaACAAATTTACACTACACTTCATTATTACCCACAATCTTTCAACcactaaatattaatgatattatcacaACTTCAGTATTAGTAGAAACTAAAACAGAACAAACCCCATCGACCACAATGAATTCcaataaatgtacaaatagCATTACACTGAACACAAATGCCCCTATACACCATGACGATTCAACTAGACCAACTTCAACATCGAAAACTATTATTACACcacgttatttttttaacaccgAGTCATTCGTGAAGACTGTCCAAAATAATTTAACGTctgatataaatatgtattcaaatagTTACCAAAGCTCAAAAATCCCAACCAcaactaaaaaatcaaatacacacacagacgataatattaataattacttatcgATCACAACAGAAGAAACAAAAAGAAGCTCATTTAAACCAACAGTGATgccaataaaacaatataactcTGCTCAAAAAAAAGTACCACTTATTACTGATTCCGATGATTCGAAGTTTAGAAAATCAACGTACAATCAAGAAACATTAAACTCTCCACGATCTACCGAAGATTCTGAACTCTGGTACAATCACATGTATCCCCAAAATCCACTAAAAAAAGAGCCGAATGAAGAACAAAttcattttctattaaaaaaaattataaaattactcaaACCTGAAATCGAAAAACAAACTCTGACTAAAGAAAGTGTAGCGAGACTTGTACCACCAAGACTTGGAGACCCAGAAaagtttgtatacattatatatccgTGGGTAATTGACGCGGctaaaaatatggaaaatgaAGAACGAACAAGAATTAATGCAAATTTATCTGCAACTTCTGACAAGctataa
- the LOC132930240 gene encoding uncharacterized protein LOC132930240 isoform X1: protein MRPTTIWLLLAVAMMLSSETVNAERQRDTNEDGGGDNSYEFEEKILRAWLEKYIEKYKKNIEPSTGSTNIQRIAKKSRTSTFKMPMLDHEHIAALSMYPFLINPLYQPSIYSSYIPLPYDATTRLIPIGQVPYQKEEYHHRFFGPLHTQFPIGYTQGIMSSTLINNDPEVKETVNVPNSIPPGNQEVIKKYDNESHTPEQILNQSQDYIDHTSPQGLNPEELIKNYQKKVDTSEQQNSKSDRKLLDQTIVDDLLSTVTADQNQMSESYEIQDLQPITTTIESNNTSMILNTINFTETYQTSTISSLSISNKTSKSKIYNNSASQLSLSSDQLVKHINLPNHSTTQESTFLSNTKQLETTVKTFSSTTDDKNQEITLTSEERSRQNKPQKDHNYSNHKLTPDILKGPIINIGEISTETAIKKQDSKLVNTFPMPPLTTTTTLFSTPLSENNDYKTTSSQHSHLVTSYDKEKNNASSDQKLNKYINGQDIIMNLNSSPTRPSAISILTSKTSTLSYPKTYSSIILTSSQPHPKYFSSTQSPYAKYITDKNNKIQPTNLHYTSLLPTIFQPLNINDIITTSVLVETKTEQTPSTTMNSNKCTNSITLNTNAPIHHDDSTRPTSTSKTIITPRYFFNTESFVKTVQNNLTSDINMYSNSYQSSKIPTTTKKSNTHTDDNINNYLSITTEETKRSSFKPTVMPIKQYNSAQKKVPLITDSDDSKFRKSTYNQETLNSPRSTEDSELWYNHMYPQNPLKKEPNEEQIHFLLKKIIKLLKPEIEKQTLTKESVARLVPPRLGDPEKFVYIIYPWVIDAAKNMENEERTRINANLSATSDKL from the exons ATGAGACCGACGACGATATGGCTGCTGTTGGCCGTCGCGATGATGCTGTCGTCGGAGACAGTCAACGCGGAACGACAACGAGATACGAACGAGGACGGCGGCGGCGACAACTCTTACG aATTTGAAGAAAAGATACTCCGGGCTtggttagaaaaatatattgaaaaatacaaaaaaaatattgagccATCTACCGGGTCAACAAACATACAGCGTATTGCAAAAAAGAGTCGGACGAGCACTTTTAAAATGCCTATGCTAGACCATGAACATATCGCGGCCCTATCAATGTATCCGTTCCTCATCAACCCACTTTATCAACCATCCATTTACTCGAGTTATATTCCATTACCCTATGATGCAACAACTCGTCTAATTCCCATTGGACAAGTACCGTATCAAAAAGAAGAATACCACCATCGTTTTTTTGGACCTTTACATACCCAATTCCCAATCGGGTATACACAAGGAATTATGAGCTCgacactaataaataatgaccCTGAAGTTAAAGAAACGGTCAATGTACCAAATTCCATTCCCCCGGGCAACCAAGAAGTGATCAAAAAATATGACAACGAATCACATACACCGGAACAAATATTAAACCAAAGTCAAGATTATATTGATCACACATCGCCGCAAGGACTTAACCCAGAAGAactgataaaaaattatcaaaaaaaagttGATACAAGCGaacaacaaaattcaaaaagcGATCGAAAACTACTTGACCAAACTATTGTAGATGATCTTCTAAGCACAGTAACTGCAGATCAAAATCAAATGAGTGAATCTTACGAAATTCAAGACCTACAACCGATAACTACTACTATTGAGTCTAATAATACATCCatgatattaaatacaattaattttacagaAACATATCAAACTTCTACTATTTCATCGTTGAGTATATCGAACAAAACaagtaaatcaaaaatatataacaactcGGCCTCACAGCTTTCATTGAGTTCCGATCAATTAGTAAAGCATATTAATTTACCAAATCATTCCACAACACAAGAGTCGACATTTTTGTCAAATACGAAACAACTAGAAACTACGGTTAAAACATTTTCATCAACTACTGATGACAAAAATCAGGAGATTACACTGACCTCTGAAGAAAGGAGCCGACAAAATAAACCACAAAAGGATCATAATTATTCGAACCACAAACTCACGCCTGATATTTTAAAAGGACCAATAATTAATATCGGAGAAATATCAACGGAAACGGCCATAAAAAAACAAGACTCTAAACTTGTAAATACATTTCCCATGCCTCCGTTGACAACTACGACTACTCTATTCTCAACTCCATTATCTGAAAACAACGATTACAAAACAACTTCATCACAACATAGTCACTTAGTTACCTCttatgataaagaaaaaaataatgcatcaTCTGatcagaaattaaataaatatattaatggacAGGATatcattatgaatttaaatagcTCGCCAACACGTCCGTCAGCAATATCTATTTTGACTTCAAAAACTTCCACATTGTCATACCCAAAAACATATTCTTCTATCATATTAACATCGTCACAGCCGCATCCCAAGTATTTTTCTTCGACTCAATCGCcatatgcaaaatatattactgataaaaataataaaattcaaccaACAAATTTACACTACACTTCATTATTACCCACAATCTTTCAACcactaaatattaatgatattatcacaACTTCAGTATTAGTAGAAACTAAAACAGAACAAACCCCATCGACCACAATGAATTCcaataaatgtacaaatagCATTACACTGAACACAAATGCCCCTATACACCATGACGATTCAACTAGACCAACTTCAACATCGAAAACTATTATTACACcacgttatttttttaacaccgAGTCATTCGTGAAGACTGTCCAAAATAATTTAACGTctgatataaatatgtattcaaatagTTACCAAAGCTCAAAAATCCCAACCAcaactaaaaaatcaaatacacacacagacgataatattaataattacttatcgATCACAACAGAAGAAACAAAAAGAAGCTCATTTAAACCAACAGTGATgccaataaaacaatataactcTGCTCAAAAAAAAGTACCACTTATTACTGATTCCGATGATTCGAAGTTTAGAAAATCAACGTACAATCAAGAAACATTAAACTCTCCACGATCTACCGAAGATTCTGAACTCTGGTACAATCACATGTATCCCCAAAATCCACTAAAAAAAGAGCCGAATGAAGAACAAAttcattttctattaaaaaaaattataaaattactcaaACCTGAAATCGAAAAACAAACTCTGACTAAAGAAAGTGTAGCGAGACTTGTACCACCAAGACTTGGAGACCCAGAAaagtttgtatacattatatatccgTGGGTAATTGACGCGGctaaaaatatggaaaatgaAGAACGAACAAGAATTAATGCAAATTTATCTGCAACTTCTGACAAGctataa